A genomic stretch from Aminobacter aminovorans includes:
- a CDS encoding sugar-binding transcriptional regulator yields the protein MSSRSENPRLDEAARAGWLYYVAGNTQDQIATKLGVSRQTAQRLVSLAMSEGLIKVRVDHPIANCLDLAAKLRSRFALDLVEVTPSDPDSSSTTIGIAQAAAAEIEKWLRSPEPIVMAIGTGRTLKAAIEQLSPMECPQHKVVSLTGNISPDGSAAFYNVIFTMADTIKARSFPMPLPAIASSSEERRMLHGQPLIQPTLALAAQADVTFVGVGDMGPQAPLYEDGFITEAELKALQKAGAVGEIVGWAFDRDGKLIDGITNDRVASAPLPSRERSLVVALAMGERKLPGILAAVTRRLVNGLITDERTAAALLAG from the coding sequence ATGAGTTCCCGGAGCGAAAACCCAAGGCTCGACGAGGCCGCCCGCGCCGGCTGGCTCTATTATGTCGCCGGCAACACCCAGGACCAGATCGCAACCAAGCTCGGCGTCTCGCGCCAGACAGCGCAGCGGCTGGTGTCGCTCGCCATGTCGGAAGGTCTGATCAAGGTCAGGGTCGACCACCCGATCGCCAACTGCCTCGATCTCGCCGCCAAGCTCCGCTCGCGCTTTGCGCTCGACCTCGTCGAGGTCACCCCAAGCGATCCGGATTCGTCGTCGACGACGATCGGCATCGCCCAGGCCGCGGCGGCCGAGATCGAAAAATGGTTGCGTTCGCCCGAGCCGATCGTCATGGCAATCGGGACTGGCCGCACGCTGAAGGCGGCTATCGAGCAACTGTCGCCGATGGAGTGCCCGCAGCACAAGGTGGTTTCACTCACCGGCAACATCTCGCCGGACGGTTCGGCTGCCTTCTACAACGTCATCTTCACCATGGCCGACACCATCAAGGCGCGCAGTTTTCCAATGCCTTTGCCGGCAATCGCCTCGTCATCCGAAGAGCGCCGCATGCTGCACGGCCAGCCCCTGATCCAGCCGACACTGGCGCTCGCCGCCCAGGCCGACGTCACTTTCGTCGGCGTCGGTGACATGGGCCCGCAGGCGCCACTCTACGAGGACGGCTTCATCACCGAAGCGGAACTCAAGGCGCTGCAGAAGGCCGGTGCCGTCGGTGAGATCGTCGGCTGGGCTTTCGACCGCGACGGCAAGCTGATCGACGGCATCACCAATGACCGCGTCGCCTCGGCGCCGCTGCCGTCGCGCGAGCGCTCGCTGGTGGTGGCGCTGGCCATGGGCGAGCGCAAGCTGCCCGGCATCCTCGCCGCTGTCACCCGTCGCCTCGTCAACGGCCTGATCACCGACGAGCGCACCGCAGCCGCCCTGCTCGCCGGCTAA
- a CDS encoding SpoVR family protein yields MEKRSKTLPLLFTSSDWNFDDLSRAYDAIREIAVNELRLDFYPNQIEVISSEQMLDAYSSIGMPLMYQHWSFGKHFVHESNLYRKGRMGLAYELVINSNPCITYLMEENTMALQTLVIAHASFGHNHFFKNNYLFQQWTDAGAILAYMEFAKSFIARCEERYGPGAVEAVLDAAHALMPQAVFRYRRRPRLSVERERARIRERLEHEERTFSDLWRTLPQAAEAEAPREVETDMSERQSAIEYPEENLLYFLEKYSPVLKAWQREILRIVRVIAQYFYPQRQTKVMNEGCATFVHYTIMNSLYDKGQISEGTMLEVLQNHSNVVFQPHFDDPRYGGLNPYTLGFNMMRDIQRICTEPTAEDRDWFPDFAGNGDWCGTLLDAWATHRDESFIRQFLSPALIRDMRLFSLQEESSDPYYEVTAIHDERGYERVRSSLANSYDVGMTQPDIQAVDADLKGDRKLRLKHTVHNGATLVEETRNETMRYIQRLWGHEVSLVGVDAQTEKVLYEVSSKELGEKA; encoded by the coding sequence TTGGAAAAACGTTCGAAAACGTTGCCGCTTCTGTTCACCAGTTCCGACTGGAACTTTGACGACCTGTCGCGCGCCTATGACGCGATCCGCGAGATCGCGGTCAACGAACTTCGCCTCGATTTCTACCCCAACCAGATCGAGGTCATCTCGTCGGAGCAGATGCTCGATGCCTATTCCTCGATCGGCATGCCGCTGATGTACCAGCACTGGTCCTTCGGCAAGCATTTCGTCCACGAGTCCAATCTCTACCGCAAGGGACGGATGGGGCTCGCCTATGAGCTGGTGATCAATTCCAATCCCTGCATCACCTATCTCATGGAAGAGAACACCATGGCGCTTCAGACGCTTGTCATCGCGCATGCGTCGTTCGGCCATAACCACTTCTTCAAGAACAACTACCTGTTCCAACAATGGACCGACGCCGGCGCAATCCTCGCCTATATGGAGTTCGCCAAGAGCTTCATCGCCCGCTGCGAGGAACGCTACGGCCCGGGTGCCGTCGAGGCTGTACTCGACGCTGCGCACGCGCTGATGCCACAGGCGGTGTTCCGCTATCGCCGCCGTCCGCGCCTGTCGGTCGAGCGCGAGCGGGCGCGCATCCGCGAGCGGCTGGAGCATGAGGAGCGCACCTTCAGCGACCTGTGGCGCACCCTGCCGCAAGCCGCCGAAGCCGAGGCGCCGCGCGAGGTCGAAACCGACATGTCGGAACGGCAATCGGCGATCGAGTATCCCGAGGAAAACCTGCTCTACTTCCTGGAAAAATACAGTCCGGTGCTCAAAGCCTGGCAGCGCGAGATCCTGCGTATCGTCCGCGTCATCGCGCAGTATTTCTACCCGCAGCGGCAGACCAAGGTGATGAACGAGGGCTGCGCCACCTTCGTCCACTACACCATCATGAACAGCCTCTACGACAAGGGCCAGATCAGCGAAGGCACGATGCTGGAGGTGCTGCAGAACCACTCCAACGTGGTGTTCCAGCCCCATTTCGACGACCCGCGCTATGGCGGGCTCAATCCCTACACGCTGGGCTTCAACATGATGCGGGACATCCAGCGCATCTGCACCGAGCCGACGGCTGAGGACCGCGACTGGTTTCCCGACTTCGCCGGTAACGGCGACTGGTGCGGCACCCTGCTCGACGCCTGGGCGACACACCGCGACGAATCCTTCATCCGGCAGTTCCTGAGCCCGGCGCTGATCCGCGACATGCGGCTTTTTTCGCTGCAGGAAGAATCCTCGGATCCCTATTACGAGGTGACGGCGATTCATGACGAGCGCGGCTACGAACGCGTGCGCTCGAGCCTCGCCAACAGCTACGATGTCGGCATGACCCAGCCCGACATCCAGGCGGTGGATGCCGACCTCAAGGGCGACCGCAAGCTGCGCCTCAAGCACACGGTGCACAATGGGGCTACGCTGGTCGAGGAAACCCGCAACGAGACGATGCGCTACATCCAGCGGCTCTGGGGCCACGAGGTCAGCCTCGTCGGCGTCGATGCCCAGACCGAAAAGGTGCTCTACGAAGTCTCGTCCAAGGAACTGGGCGAGAAGGCCTGA
- a CDS encoding PrkA family serine protein kinase — translation MQTRESDVFNLFSEIYSSQTTEEMSLQQYLLACRDQPAMYATAAERMVDAIGAPTLIDTSADPRMGRIFANRTIKIYPAFAEFYGMEDTIERIVGYFRYAAQGLEERKQILYLLGPVGGGKSSLAERLKKLMEERPIYTLKVGGQLSPIFESPLGLFHPERMADLLEDKYGIARRRLTGLISPWAAKRLEEIGGDVSKFSVVKLMPSRLRQIGIAKTEPGDENNQDVSALVGKVDIRKLENFSQADPDAYSYSGGLNRTTQGLLEFVEMFKAPIKVLHPLLTATQEGNYNGTESFGAFPYQGIVLAHSNESEWLQFKSNRNNEAFLDRILVVKVPYCLRVTEERQIYEKLLRESELVSNPCAPEVLDILSRFTVSTRLSEHENSPLYTKMRVYDGENLKDVDPKAKSMQEYRDAAGVDEGMNGVSTRFAFKVLSETFNYDTKEIAADPVHLMYVLEQAIKREQFPGEIESSYLDFIKSEIASRYAEFIGHEIQKAYLESYSEYGQNLFDRYIAYADAWIEDQDYKDPDTGQILNRGILDSELSQIEKPAGIANPKDFRNEVVKFTLRARAKNNGRNPSWTSYEKLREVIEKRMFGQVEDLLPVISFGAKRDSTTEKQHAEFVERMTERGYTQRQVRRLVDWYMRVNKAG, via the coding sequence ATGCAAACACGTGAATCCGACGTCTTCAATCTCTTCTCGGAGATTTACAGCAGTCAGACCACCGAGGAGATGAGCCTACAGCAATACCTGCTCGCCTGCCGCGACCAGCCTGCGATGTACGCGACTGCGGCCGAGCGAATGGTCGACGCCATCGGCGCCCCCACGCTCATCGACACCAGCGCAGATCCCCGGATGGGGCGCATCTTCGCCAACCGAACAATCAAGATTTATCCGGCGTTTGCCGAGTTCTACGGCATGGAAGACACGATCGAGCGAATCGTCGGCTACTTCCGCTATGCCGCGCAAGGGCTCGAGGAACGCAAGCAGATCCTCTATCTGCTCGGCCCCGTCGGCGGCGGCAAGTCGTCGCTCGCCGAGCGGCTGAAGAAGCTGATGGAAGAGCGGCCGATCTATACGCTCAAAGTCGGCGGCCAGCTCAGCCCGATTTTCGAATCACCCCTCGGCCTGTTCCATCCCGAACGCATGGCCGACCTGCTCGAAGACAAATATGGCATCGCCCGGCGCCGGCTAACCGGTCTGATTTCGCCATGGGCGGCCAAGCGGCTCGAAGAAATCGGCGGCGACGTCTCGAAATTCTCCGTCGTCAAGCTGATGCCGTCGCGGCTGCGCCAGATCGGCATCGCCAAGACCGAGCCAGGCGACGAAAACAACCAGGACGTGTCAGCGCTTGTCGGCAAGGTCGACATCCGCAAGCTCGAAAATTTCAGCCAGGCCGACCCCGACGCCTATTCCTACAGCGGCGGGCTCAACCGGACGACGCAGGGGCTGCTCGAATTCGTCGAGATGTTCAAGGCGCCGATCAAGGTGCTCCACCCGCTTTTGACCGCGACCCAGGAGGGAAATTACAACGGCACCGAGAGCTTCGGCGCCTTCCCCTACCAGGGCATCGTGCTGGCGCACTCCAACGAGTCCGAATGGCTGCAATTCAAGAGCAACAGGAACAACGAGGCGTTCCTCGACCGCATCCTGGTGGTCAAGGTGCCCTACTGCCTGCGTGTCACCGAAGAGCGTCAGATCTACGAGAAGCTGCTGCGCGAAAGTGAACTGGTGAGCAATCCATGCGCACCCGAGGTGCTCGACATTTTGAGCCGCTTCACCGTATCGACGCGGCTCTCCGAACACGAGAACTCTCCGCTCTACACCAAGATGCGCGTCTATGACGGCGAGAACCTGAAGGATGTCGACCCCAAGGCCAAGTCGATGCAGGAGTATCGCGACGCTGCCGGCGTAGACGAAGGCATGAACGGCGTCAGCACGCGCTTTGCCTTCAAGGTGCTGTCGGAGACCTTCAACTACGACACCAAGGAGATCGCCGCCGATCCGGTACATCTGATGTATGTGCTCGAACAGGCGATCAAGCGCGAGCAGTTCCCAGGCGAGATCGAATCCTCCTATCTCGATTTCATCAAGTCGGAAATCGCGTCTCGCTACGCCGAGTTCATCGGCCACGAGATCCAGAAGGCCTATCTCGAATCCTACAGCGAATACGGCCAGAACCTGTTCGACCGTTACATCGCCTACGCCGACGCCTGGATCGAGGATCAGGATTACAAGGACCCCGACACCGGCCAGATTCTCAACCGCGGCATTCTCGACTCGGAACTGTCGCAGATCGAGAAGCCGGCCGGCATCGCCAACCCCAAGGACTTCCGCAACGAGGTGGTGAAGTTCACGCTGAGGGCGCGCGCCAAGAACAATGGCCGCAACCCGTCGTGGACGAGCTACGAGAAGCTGCGCGAGGTGATCGAGAAGCGGATGTTCGGCCAGGTCGAGGACCTGCTGCCGGTGATCAGCTTCGGCGCCAAGCGCGACAGCACCACCGAGAAACAGCATGCCGAATTCGTCGAGCGCATGACAGAGCGCGGCTACACGCAGCGTCAGGTCAGGCGACTTGTCGATTGGTACATGCGGGTCAACAAGGCAGGCTGA
- a CDS encoding copper homeostasis protein CutC translates to MSEKIHLEVCVDSPQSLAAAIEGGADRIELCAALETGGLTPSHGLMALAARAPIPVYAMIRTRPGDFVFDDADVVTLLADIDAVRAAGLAGVVLGANRRDGALDHEVLSRLAGHAKGLGMTLHRAFDLAGPDFSEAVEFAVELGFERILTSGGETTALKGLDALAACFDHARDRIVIMPGSGVNLETVGAIKARLTLREIHSSCSVVSDAPAGKALELGFVAPRPKHTDAGIVRKMKAALA, encoded by the coding sequence ATGTCTGAGAAGATCCACCTCGAAGTCTGCGTCGACAGCCCGCAAAGCCTGGCCGCGGCGATTGAAGGCGGCGCCGACCGCATCGAGCTCTGTGCTGCGCTCGAAACTGGTGGCCTGACCCCGTCGCACGGGCTGATGGCCCTTGCCGCCAGGGCGCCGATCCCGGTCTATGCGATGATCCGCACGCGCCCCGGCGACTTCGTCTTCGACGACGCGGATGTCGTAACCTTGCTGGCCGACATCGACGCCGTACGTGCCGCAGGTCTGGCAGGCGTCGTGCTCGGCGCCAACAGGCGGGATGGCGCGCTGGATCACGAGGTGCTTTCGCGCCTGGCGGGCCACGCCAAGGGGCTCGGCATGACCCTGCATCGCGCCTTCGATCTTGCCGGGCCTGACTTCAGTGAGGCGGTGGAGTTCGCCGTCGAACTCGGCTTCGAGCGCATCCTTACCTCGGGAGGCGAAACCACTGCGCTGAAGGGGCTCGACGCGCTGGCCGCGTGCTTCGACCACGCGCGGGACCGTATCGTCATCATGCCGGGTTCGGGCGTCAATCTCGAGACTGTCGGTGCAATCAAGGCGCGGCTGACGCTGCGCGAGATTCACTCCTCCTGCTCGGTGGTATCAGACGCGCCGGCCGGCAAGGCACTGGAACTCGGCTTTGTCGCGCCGCGGCCAAAGCACACCGACGCAGGTATCGTGCGCAAGATGAAAGCGGCGCTGGCCTGA
- a CDS encoding transporter substrate-binding domain-containing protein, with protein sequence MKNLITKLAGMALAVGLAATGAAQAGKIDEIRERGTVRIGVSLGGEPIGFRDAQNNPVGYDVDVATQLAEKLGVPVEFVDVSGDARISMLVSGQIDIAVANTSATLERAKSVDFSIPYNRAGLRIIVQKDAGITSLEDLAGKKIVVGRGSTGETFIKNAAPEAELVYTDNFSPEGVLLLQQKRVDAAIEDSSLLDYLATKNENLVTLPGLHSNDPIGIAVAKGDEGFVRWIDMFVSDYIQSGAYETNYKKWWGETANPPALTPLW encoded by the coding sequence ATGAAGAACCTGATCACGAAACTGGCCGGCATGGCGCTGGCCGTGGGGCTCGCCGCCACCGGCGCTGCCCAGGCCGGCAAGATCGACGAGATCCGCGAGCGCGGCACCGTGCGCATCGGCGTGTCGCTTGGCGGCGAGCCGATCGGCTTCCGCGATGCCCAGAACAACCCTGTCGGTTATGACGTCGACGTCGCCACCCAGCTCGCCGAAAAGCTCGGCGTGCCGGTCGAGTTCGTCGACGTCTCGGGCGACGCCCGCATCTCGATGCTGGTTTCCGGCCAGATCGACATCGCCGTTGCCAATACCTCGGCAACGCTCGAGCGCGCCAAGTCTGTCGATTTCTCGATCCCCTACAACCGCGCGGGCCTGCGCATCATCGTCCAGAAGGACGCCGGCATCACCTCGCTCGAAGACCTCGCCGGCAAGAAGATCGTCGTCGGCCGTGGCTCGACCGGCGAGACCTTCATCAAGAACGCAGCACCTGAGGCCGAGCTCGTCTACACCGACAACTTCTCGCCTGAAGGCGTGCTGCTGTTGCAGCAGAAGCGCGTCGATGCTGCGATCGAAGACTCCTCGCTGCTCGACTACCTCGCCACCAAGAACGAGAACCTGGTGACGCTGCCGGGCCTGCACTCGAACGACCCGATCGGCATCGCTGTTGCCAAGGGCGACGAGGGCTTCGTTCGCTGGATCGACATGTTCGTGTCCGACTACATCCAGAGCGGCGCCTACGAGACCAACTACAAGAAGTGGTGGGGCGAAACCGCAAACCCGCCGGCACTGACCCCGCTCTGGTAA
- a CDS encoding YeaH/YhbH family protein, with product MPNFIDRRLNPKDKSLGNRQRFLRRARDELKRAINERVRSGKIDAVGEDQVIPIPRKGIGEPTFQRAPHSGRREEVLPGNKTFGTGDRIPRPAAGSGKGSDPSSSGEGEDDFQFVLSREEALDLFFEDLELPDLVKLNLKEVVTFRPRRAGFTMSGNPTSISVGRTMFNSFGRRIALRRPKQAEIDALAAELAKLEGERRPSAAILQRIAALREEIATLARRRKLIPYIDPIDIRFNRFEPQPVPNANAVMFCLMDVSGSMGEREKDLAKRFFVLLHLFLKRRYAKTDIVFIRHTHEASEVDEDTFFYSTQSGGTVVSTALDEMLRVIRERYPAKEWNIYAAQASDGDNIPNDSEKCVSMLDSTLMRLCQYYAYVEIIDERESEMFRHADNGTSLWNAYREVSAEWPNFEMTRIAKPSDIYPVFHELFAKAPAPAKRG from the coding sequence ATGCCGAACTTCATAGATCGGCGCCTCAACCCCAAGGACAAGAGCCTTGGCAACAGGCAGCGTTTTTTGAGGCGCGCCCGAGATGAGTTGAAACGAGCGATCAACGAACGGGTCAGGTCCGGCAAGATCGATGCGGTGGGGGAAGACCAGGTCATCCCGATCCCGCGCAAGGGGATTGGGGAGCCGACGTTCCAACGCGCACCGCATTCGGGCCGCCGGGAGGAGGTCCTTCCCGGCAACAAGACCTTCGGCACCGGCGACCGTATTCCACGCCCGGCGGCAGGCAGCGGCAAGGGCTCGGACCCTTCGTCATCTGGAGAGGGCGAGGACGATTTCCAGTTCGTGCTGTCGCGCGAAGAAGCGCTCGACCTGTTCTTCGAAGACCTCGAGCTGCCCGATCTGGTCAAGCTCAACCTCAAGGAAGTGGTGACGTTCCGGCCGCGCCGGGCCGGCTTCACGATGAGCGGCAACCCGACAAGCATCAGCGTCGGACGTACGATGTTCAACAGCTTTGGCCGGCGCATCGCGCTGCGACGACCGAAGCAAGCCGAGATTGACGCGCTCGCGGCGGAGCTCGCAAAGCTGGAGGGTGAGAGGCGGCCGAGCGCCGCCATCCTGCAACGCATCGCGGCCTTGCGCGAGGAGATCGCAACACTCGCGCGGCGGCGAAAGCTGATTCCCTATATCGACCCCATCGACATCCGCTTCAACCGGTTCGAGCCGCAGCCGGTGCCCAATGCCAACGCCGTGATGTTCTGCCTGATGGACGTCTCGGGCTCCATGGGTGAGCGTGAGAAAGATCTTGCCAAGCGCTTCTTCGTTTTGCTGCACCTGTTCCTCAAGCGGCGCTACGCCAAGACTGACATCGTCTTCATCCGCCACACGCATGAAGCTTCGGAGGTCGACGAGGACACTTTCTTCTACAGCACCCAGAGCGGCGGCACGGTGGTCTCCACAGCACTCGACGAGATGCTGCGCGTGATCCGTGAACGCTATCCCGCCAAGGAGTGGAACATCTACGCCGCGCAGGCTTCCGACGGCGACAACATCCCCAACGATTCGGAAAAGTGCGTGTCGATGCTCGACAGCACGCTGATGCGGCTTTGCCAGTACTACGCCTATGTCGAGATCATAGACGAGCGCGAAAGCGAGATGTTCCGCCACGCCGACAACGGCACGTCGCTGTGGAATGCCTATCGCGAAGTCAGCGCCGAGTGGCCGAATTTCGAGATGACGCGCATCGCCAAGCCGTCCGACATCTATCCCGTCTTTCATGAGTTGTTCGCCAAAGCGCCAGCCCCGGCAAAACGCGGATGA
- a CDS encoding isoaspartyl peptidase/L-asparaginase, with protein MILLANSEAWPGFSKSVELLKRGSHGIDAMVAGISEVEREVKVRSVGFGGWPNMLGRMEFDAGVMDGTTREVGSVGAVPDTIPVAALAHEVMKRLPHVMLTGDGARRFATEIGFGVDQTLFEDSKRVWWQRLEKELSPEELAKFPDIALAPLSRTITDPERVRDTTVFLSKDSLGGLNVVTSTSGWAWKYPGRLGDSPIPGAGFYADSRFGAAACTHTGEMTMRCGTARTIVLAMRLGHSLEQAIALAIEELRELKSGFLAGVVIHALDAKGNHKVVSLNCEEQIKYWFWDTDLPEPEHRFAEPFTS; from the coding sequence ATGATCCTGCTTGCCAATTCCGAGGCCTGGCCCGGTTTCTCCAAGAGCGTCGAACTCCTGAAACGTGGCAGCCACGGCATAGATGCCATGGTCGCCGGCATCAGCGAAGTCGAGCGCGAGGTCAAGGTCCGCTCGGTCGGCTTCGGCGGCTGGCCGAACATGCTTGGCCGTATGGAGTTCGACGCCGGCGTCATGGACGGCACGACGCGCGAAGTGGGCTCGGTCGGTGCGGTACCCGACACCATTCCGGTCGCCGCACTTGCCCACGAAGTGATGAAACGCCTGCCGCATGTCATGCTGACCGGCGACGGCGCCCGCCGTTTCGCCACCGAGATCGGCTTTGGCGTCGACCAGACGCTCTTCGAAGACAGCAAGCGCGTCTGGTGGCAGCGGCTCGAAAAGGAATTGTCGCCTGAAGAGCTGGCGAAGTTCCCGGACATCGCGCTCGCGCCGCTGAGCCGCACCATCACCGATCCCGAGCGTGTGCGCGACACCACCGTGTTCCTTTCCAAGGACAGCCTCGGCGGGCTCAACGTCGTGACCTCGACGTCCGGTTGGGCCTGGAAATATCCCGGCCGTCTCGGCGACTCGCCGATCCCCGGCGCCGGCTTCTATGCCGACAGCCGCTTTGGTGCTGCCGCCTGCACGCACACTGGCGAGATGACCATGCGCTGCGGCACCGCCCGCACCATCGTGCTGGCGATGCGCCTTGGCCATTCGCTGGAGCAGGCCATCGCGCTCGCCATCGAAGAGCTCCGCGAGCTGAAAAGTGGCTTCCTTGCCGGCGTCGTCATCCACGCGCTTGATGCCAAGGGCAATCACAAGGTCGTCAGCCTGAATTGCGAAGAGCAGATCAAATACTGGTTCTGGGACACCGACCTGCCTGAACCGGAGCATCGCTTCGCCGAACCGTTCACATCCTAA
- a CDS encoding LacI family DNA-binding transcriptional regulator: protein MDSSRKRRTSPTIADVAELAGVSRAIASRALSSEIRPVSADKRARVLEAADKLGFKPNLLARSLTTKTVNLIAVIVNHIHDFSDLDLFDLLISDIQSIGKQVIFLRVGSVERIEEFLRNGVAYHVDAALVFSDFADAESVRKMFRSDDVLMLNGMHDGSSPSVVPDEATGIAGAVADAASKGVATAALVTGRVSSPVEQQRIANYKAEMAKRDIRLVAELRGDYSYQSGRSVALSPEWPTTDAVFCTSDAMAMGIMDVHRDAFPGNRPERFRLYGFDNLSLTDFEAYPISSIGYDKKTYVGEILRFLATPEQFDNGGAEVTVPTFFVPRATS, encoded by the coding sequence ATGGACAGTTCGCGCAAACGACGCACCTCGCCGACCATCGCCGATGTCGCCGAGCTTGCCGGCGTGTCGCGCGCGATCGCCTCGCGGGCGCTGTCGAGCGAAATTCGACCCGTCTCCGCCGACAAGCGCGCGCGTGTGCTTGAAGCAGCAGACAAGCTCGGCTTCAAGCCCAATCTTCTGGCGCGCAGCCTGACTACCAAGACGGTCAACCTGATCGCCGTCATCGTCAACCACATCCACGACTTCTCCGACCTCGACCTGTTCGACTTGTTGATCAGCGACATCCAGTCGATCGGCAAGCAGGTGATCTTCCTGCGCGTCGGCTCCGTCGAACGCATCGAGGAGTTCCTGCGCAACGGCGTCGCCTATCATGTCGATGCCGCACTGGTGTTTTCCGACTTCGCCGACGCCGAAAGCGTGCGCAAGATGTTCCGCAGCGACGACGTTCTGATGCTCAACGGCATGCATGACGGCTCGTCTCCTTCAGTCGTGCCCGATGAGGCGACCGGCATAGCGGGAGCTGTCGCCGACGCCGCCAGCAAGGGGGTGGCGACAGCAGCACTTGTGACCGGCCGTGTGTCTTCGCCGGTCGAACAGCAGCGCATTGCCAACTACAAGGCCGAGATGGCGAAGCGCGACATCAGACTGGTTGCAGAACTGCGCGGCGACTACTCCTACCAGAGCGGCCGCAGCGTCGCGTTATCGCCCGAATGGCCTACGACCGACGCGGTGTTCTGCACCTCCGATGCGATGGCCATGGGGATCATGGATGTTCACCGTGATGCCTTTCCGGGTAACAGGCCCGAGCGGTTCCGGCTCTACGGCTTCGACAATCTGTCGCTGACCGATTTCGAAGCCTATCCGATCTCGTCGATCGGCTACGACAAGAAGACCTATGTCGGCGAAATCCTGCGCTTTCTTGCGACGCCCGAGCAGTTTGACAACGGCGGTGCCGAGGTGACGGTGCCGACCTTCTTCGTGCCGCGCGCGACGTCGTAG
- a CDS encoding ROK family protein produces MLTCFDIGGSTIKSARALSAGKIEIIDRVKTPLDDFSAFAAVIAERVAMDRDRTRGVSISIAGVVDPASGSLKCANIPCIDGRIIAADLQSRVGLPVWIANDADCFAMAEATEGAGRGHRNVFGIILGTGVGGGLVIDGRLVTGAGGYAGEWGHGQALATRVGTPPVDIPHFVCGCGQVGCVDTIGGARGVEKLHHFLCGEALSSTDVIDRWREGEQKARRTMEVYLELVGVPLALTMNIIGASVVPVGGGLSNVPELIERLDNQVRSRTLRRSQSPLLVKAALTTEPGLIGASAVGYQELAHV; encoded by the coding sequence ATGCTTACCTGCTTCGACATTGGTGGTTCAACGATAAAAAGCGCCCGGGCGCTGTCGGCCGGCAAAATCGAGATCATCGACCGGGTCAAAACGCCGCTTGATGATTTCAGCGCCTTCGCCGCCGTCATCGCCGAGCGTGTGGCGATGGACCGCGATCGCACCCGGGGCGTATCCATTTCGATAGCCGGCGTCGTCGATCCTGCCTCCGGCAGCCTGAAATGCGCCAACATCCCTTGCATTGACGGGCGCATCATTGCCGCCGATCTCCAATCCAGGGTCGGCCTGCCGGTTTGGATCGCAAACGATGCCGATTGTTTTGCCATGGCCGAGGCGACTGAAGGGGCAGGGCGCGGCCATCGCAACGTCTTCGGCATCATCCTGGGAACAGGCGTCGGCGGCGGCCTGGTCATCGACGGGCGCCTGGTCACCGGTGCTGGCGGCTATGCCGGCGAGTGGGGCCACGGCCAGGCGCTCGCGACAAGGGTCGGCACGCCGCCGGTCGACATCCCGCATTTCGTCTGCGGCTGCGGCCAGGTCGGCTGCGTCGACACGATCGGCGGCGCGCGCGGGGTCGAGAAGCTGCATCATTTCCTTTGTGGTGAAGCGCTGTCGAGCACCGACGTCATCGACCGTTGGCGCGAAGGCGAGCAGAAGGCGCGCCGCACGATGGAGGTCTATCTTGAACTCGTCGGCGTGCCGTTGGCGCTGACCATGAACATTATCGGCGCCTCAGTCGTTCCCGTCGGTGGCGGCCTGTCCAACGTGCCCGAATTGATCGAGCGGCTCGACAATCAGGTGCGCAGCCGCACGCTGCGGCGCTCGCAAAGCCCGCTGCTGGTCAAGGCAGCCTTGACCACCGAGCCGGGCCTCATCGGCGCGTCAGCCGTCGGATACCAGGAACTCGCTCATGTCTGA
- a CDS encoding OsmC family protein, whose amino-acid sequence MKARIKWVEDRTFVGQSGSGHKIVLGTSKEPGGQTPGPSPMELMLIGAGGCSAYDVVHILEKGREAIEDCSVELDADRADTDPKVFTRIHMHFVVKGRGLAPAKVERAVNLSIEKYCSASAMLAKSAVITHDFEVVDTSAPTSAD is encoded by the coding sequence ATGAAGGCACGCATCAAATGGGTTGAGGATCGCACCTTCGTCGGTCAGTCCGGCAGCGGGCACAAGATCGTGCTCGGTACCTCCAAGGAACCGGGCGGCCAGACGCCGGGCCCGAGCCCGATGGAACTGATGCTGATCGGTGCCGGCGGCTGCTCGGCTTATGACGTCGTCCACATCCTGGAAAAGGGCCGGGAGGCGATCGAGGACTGCTCCGTCGAGCTCGATGCCGACCGCGCCGACACCGACCCCAAGGTGTTCACCCGCATCCACATGCATTTTGTCGTCAAGGGCCGTGGCCTGGCGCCGGCCAAGGTCGAGCGCGCCGTCAATCTGTCGATCGAGAAATACTGCTCGGCGTCGGCGATGCTCGCCAAGTCCGCCGTCATCACCCACGACTTCGAGGTCGTCGACACCTCGGCGCCGACCAGCGCCGACTGA